The genomic DNA GCGAGGTTAAATCCAATTCTTCCATACCTAGTTCAAAGGAACCAGACAGCTTTTATTAAAGGTCGATTGATAGTGGAAAATACATTGTTAGCTGATGAACTAGTTAATGACTATCATAAAGCAAATGGGCCTAAAAGAATAACCATCAAAGTAGATATTGCTAAGGCTTTTGATACGGTTAGAtggaaatttatttttagttgcCCCAGAGGAATTGAAGTTTCGGAGCTTTACTTACGTTGGCTAAAAGCTTGCATTTGCACTCCTTCCTTCTCAGTTGGATTTAATGGGCATGTGCATGGATATTTCAAGGGACTTAGAGGACTGCGTCAAGGAGACCCGCTCTCGCCATACTTGTTCGTGCTGGCCATGAATTGTTTATCAGCTTGTTTAGACAAAGCAGCGGAAGAAGGAAGAATCCAATATCACCACAAATGCAGAGAGATGAAACtaactcaattttgttttgctgatgacctGTTTATCTTCATAGATGGGACGGCTTCCTCGTTGCACAATGTTCTACAAGTCCTCAAAAACTTTGAAGTTGTGTCGGATTTAGCTATTAGTATTCCTAAAACCCGTTTTTTCACCTCTGGATTATCTTAACCTGAAATTGACCAAATCACTGCTTCCTCTGGGATTAGTCATGGCCAGTTGCCTATAAGATATTTAGGCCTACCACTGTGTACAAAGAAGCTCACCTTGTTGGACTGTGTGCCATTGATTCAGAAGGTAAAGGGTCGGTTTAATGCTTGGTCTACTAAGACTCTATCTTTCGCAGGCAGGCTCCAACTCTTAAACTCAGTCATAGTATGGATATTCAACTTCTAGTGCTTCGGTTTTGTCCTGCCAAAGAAGTgtgttaaaattataaactctCTTTCTAGTGCCTTTCTATGGAAGGGTACGACAGAGGGGCATCATTCAGCAAGAGTTGCTTGGGAGGTTGTCAATTTAGACAAGAAGGAAGGTGGGTTTAGGGATTCGCAATTTACAAGCTTGGAACACAGCTTGTATGATATAACTTACCtggttaattttcttttgattcgGCTCAGTGTGGGTAGCGTGGTTCAGGCGAGTAGTCCTCTCTAGTAACCTTAGCAGCTTCTGGACAAGGAAAACAAGCAATAAACACTCTTGGTTAACTAACAAGTTGTTGAAGATTAGAGAAATGGTTTATCCTTGGATTAAGTTGAAGCTTGGAAATGGGGAATCGTGTCTGTTTTGGACAGATCACTGGAGTAGACTGGGGAAAATGACAACTTACCTCCAAGGAGATGGGATCTATCAAGTTGGCATTCGTCGAGGAACTCGCTTATCGGATCTGTGGAGACATGGCGCCTGGAATCTTCCACCTGCAAGATCGGAATTACAGGTCAACCTCCACATAGACCTTTCTACTATATGTTTGACAGAAGATCCAGATACTTATCTATGGTGGATTGATGATTCGCACAAGGACCGTCATACTATGGGCACCATCTGCTCAGCGATAAAGGAGAATCAACCCTTTATTCTTTGGCATAGTATTGTTTGGTTTTCTGGAGGTATCCCAAAGCATAAGTTTCTAACATGGCTATTCATGTTGAATAGATCACCAACTAGAGATCGGTTACTCAAATGGGGTCTCCAAATTGATCCTAGGTGCTTACTTTGTGGGATCCACCCTAAGACTCGAGACCATATGCTTTTTGAATGCTCCTTTAGCTGGTCGATCTGGTCAGCTACTGCCACACGTTGCAGCCTCCACCCATCCTGATCCTGGAACATGACCATTCAACGACTACTACGCTTCAGAGGCTCTCGTGACTCTAGGAAGCTTGCACTACTAGCTTGGCAAGCCACGATCTACACAATCTGGTTGGAAAGGAATCACCGGCTTCACCATAATAGCTTCAAGTTTTTTGATCTCCTCCTTCGTCAAATAGACACCCTCGTCCGGAACAAAGCTTCTAGTCTGCGAGACACCAACCCGGATCTGTCCTTATAACTTCTACACCTTTGGTTCTCTGGAGAAAAAGCGGCGATGATAACACCAAATGAAACCTAATCTTCAAGAGATCTCAACACTTCATTGTGATTGCGTTTGGACGTTTCAGGTGCAATAATGTAGTTTGGTTTGAGGTGGTTAATTCCCAGCCGTAAATCTGGTTCAATTCCAACTTCTGGTTCAACCATTGGTTCCTTCCTAACTATGAGTTTGGTTTTTCATTTTGCATTGTAATTTTTCTTAACAGACTTCCGGTCTGGGCTATGCCCTGtaaaactttgtattttctacaaatttaatttgaatgccttttaacaaaaaaaaatatttgtagtcTACTCCAAAAATGAAAAGTTCCCCACttataaacaacaaaagttTTTGACTACAATGAAAATTTTCCTCTGAGTCCTTCTCATCTATTGAGACATTTAATTACACCCATAGTCATTTTTAATGTGTCTAGATGTCAATATCGAACTAGAAAAATGGGCACAATATTTAGTTTATTCTTTtcatttgtgatttttataaaGTATCTCAAATACATGGGAAGACGCAGACCCAATAAAACTACCTAGTATTTGTCCTATAATGATTAACAACATTTGCAGCACTACCTATCCGTGTAACGTGAAACTTGCCGAAGCTTTCATTTTCGGACAAATAAACTATAATGATTTGTTGGGCcactataattttataaaatattttgtaaacaatCAGCATGTATTATTGCATTAACTAGTGTTTGTCCTATAATGATCACTTTTATGATAAAGTCATTCAATAACTACTACAATTTGAAAATTCCCCGAAGTTTTGTTCTCGTAAATTATTTGcaatgtttatattttagatttttgtataGATATAAAGctgttttttcttatatgttcatttttataataagattatatTGCTAGTTAACAATTCACATTTTTCAGAAACAATTTATttggaataaaataaaactgtttttttatCGTTTTGgtgtaaaattataaattaaccaATTAGGCCAAAACGTGAATAGTTGATTTATAATTTGTAGAATGGAGTTTCTACAAATAAAACCGttttactttggttttatttaGGTTATTTATTGGTAAATATCTAATTGAACAAATATAAAGAATGAACTAACTCAGTACTTACTAATTATCACTAGTATTCACTATTCAGTATTCACTAGCAATGTTAAACATAATGGGCTTCATTAGATCGTCCCTCAAAAGTTCTGTCCGTAAAAATTTGTATTCCAATAACATCAACATAAATCCAAACCCTTTCAACACGGAAGCAACATAGTCTGAGGGGATTAGCCAAAATCGAGATTTGCCACCGGAGTTCGGCCTCACGCCGTTCGCCGAGAACTTCCCCCTTTCTCCCTCCATTTCCTTTCTTTTCCCTTCTAGAAACCGAtgcctaagaagaagaagaagccccTCCGTGGGGCTGTCCCTGGTTCCTCGAAGTTTGCTGCTGTCTACTCGCGTGCTTCCGCCTCTAATAAGAGCAAGGGGTGCCCGTCTGCTCCCCACGCTGTAGCCAAACCCTCCGGTGAGTTTGCCTGGGAACCTCCAAGTCCAGATCTACCTTCGCTCGACGTCTCGGGAGTTGTGCCTCAAACAGATCTGAAATCTATTTCGCTTGTTGAAACCTCCATTGTCGATGGCTCTGCCTCCGGTGTTGAGACGTCTGTTGTAACAGACCAAACTTCCAGTTTGCCATCTATTTCTTATGACCAATCGACTGTCACAGCGACAGACTTGGCCATTTCAACTCAGGTTTTATCGGTAACAATTGAAAACATAAAGCCTGCACTTACCTCCTCTCTGATGATTATTCCTCCAACTCCACAGGGAAAGGTTTCATCTGGTTCGGCTACGGCGGAATCGCCCTTGCCTGCTACTACTCTACCACAAAATCAACGATGCTGACACGTGGGTGGACATGGTTAAGGGCTCCACCAGGAAACTCTCGACGCAAGGTCCTGGCTTTGTGCTCCCTTCTGGCGAATTATGCGTAAAAATCCCAAATGATGTcattgagagaaacaaaaggtcTTGGGACTTTTTCATACTAGGTCAATTCTATTCTGACCCACCTTCCCAAGGAACACTGCACAACATCATCAATGGTATTTGGAGCAAGCAGTATAGGGACATCTCTGTATCCAAGATGGAGGGCAATGCATTTTTATTCAGAATCCCAAACTCATTTACCAGAAACAGGGTTCTTAATCAACGGTTGTGGCAGATTAAGGGCCAAACTATGTTTGTGGCAAAATGGGAACCCGGTTTAGTGCCAGCTAAGCCTGAACTCTCCTCGGCACCCATATGGCTCGAGTTTCGGAACGTCCCGTTTCAGTTCTTTCATGAAGAGGGTCTAGAGCGTATCGCAAGCTTGGTGGGGCACCCAAAATGTCTACATCCATCTACTGCGAACAAGACAAATCTTGAGGTAGCTAAAGTCTTGTCCATCATAGACCCTAGAAAACCATTACCGGAGGCAGTCAATGTTCAGTTTGACTCAGGTGAGATATGTCGGTTTCTGGTGTCGAGCCCGTGGATGCCTCTAGTGTGCGCACATTGCAAGGAAATAGGCCACAGTTTAAAGCATTGCAGGACTGCTCCAGTCACCTGCAATGTCTGCTCCTCGACCACTCACAACCCTGAGTCGTGTTCAAAGTCAAGGGAAAATGCCCCTAAGCAGCGGAGAAACCAGAGACGGAGAAGGTCTAAGACCCCTGCTCATAAACCGATGGATAGGGTTCTGCTAAATAGCAACCGAGTTTTAGAGCAGGTTTGGAAACCCTAAGCGACACAAACGACCGATATACCTTTGGAGAACTTTGTATCTGAAGGTGCGGGTAGCATTGTGCTCGCTGAGTCAAAGAGTGTATCAGCAGGTGGGGGTAAGGAGTTGACTCTCGGTGAGTCTAGCAAACCCGTCTTCACAGGTAGTGCCTCTATCTCCACCAGTGCCAAGGTAATTGGCGTGGAGTCCGACTCGGATTACGCGGTTGAAGAGGACTCGTCAGATATTTTGTCCACTGATTCTGACAAGGAGAGATTTATCAGAGTGCTGTCAAAGTGACAACAGAAAATTCTGAGAGGCAAGAGCCTCAAACAATCTCTCTAATATGTATACGCCTCTTTTTTGTTGGAACGTCTGTGGTTTTAATATATCAAGCCACATGAGCGGTTTTAAAAAATGGTATAAGGTAAATAGACCTATTTTTGGTGGTATAATAGAGACGCATGTTAAACAGCCGAAGGATAAGAAGTTTATTAGTACTTTTTTGCCTGGCTGGTCTTTTGAGGAAAACTATGAGTTTTCAGAATTAGGAAAGATT from Camelina sativa cultivar DH55 chromosome 7, Cs, whole genome shotgun sequence includes the following:
- the LOC104702033 gene encoding uncharacterized protein LOC104702033 translates to MPKKKKKPLRGAVPGSSKFAAVYSRASASNKSKGCPSAPHAVAKPSGEFAWEPPSPDLPSLDVSGVVPQTDLKSISLVETSIVDGSASGVETSVVTDQTSSLPSISYDQSTVTATDLAISTQGKVSSGSATAESPLPATTLPQNQRC